One part of the Sorangiineae bacterium MSr11954 genome encodes these proteins:
- a CDS encoding response regulator, with amino-acid sequence MQHVKKEMRGPLDADADATRPILVVDDDEDLLEVLVDLLAAAGYTVGWARNGQDALSEIEKGGLPSVIFLDMHMPVMTGAEFLERRMRDRELRKVPVVVMSAHAVTFSRSAFGVVDVIVKPFSFDDLLRAAKRHTGSAITH; translated from the coding sequence GTGCAGCACGTGAAAAAAGAAATGCGGGGGCCACTCGATGCGGACGCAGACGCCACGCGACCCATACTCGTCGTCGACGACGACGAGGACTTGCTCGAGGTCTTGGTCGACCTGCTGGCTGCGGCCGGATACACGGTGGGTTGGGCTCGAAACGGACAAGACGCGTTGTCCGAGATCGAGAAAGGCGGCCTTCCGAGCGTCATCTTTCTCGACATGCACATGCCCGTCATGACGGGCGCGGAGTTTCTCGAGCGGCGGATGCGCGATCGCGAGCTGCGCAAGGTGCCCGTGGTGGTCATGTCGGCCCACGCGGTGACCTTCTCGCGCTCGGCCTTTGGCGTGGTCGATGTCATCGTGAAGCCCTTCAGCTTCGACGACCTGCTTCGCGCCGCCAAAAGGCACACCGGTTCTGCTATCACCCACTGA